A genomic window from Tolypothrix sp. PCC 7910 includes:
- a CDS encoding peptidoglycan-binding protein, with protein sequence MSEIGLLMTGVLATGQPSLPSLPEQQPLHIENGLENSIQEQSSQVIIAARVTPPEFMETDGTSFATSPSLNVNKKTLVDKNYQTVIADSMRVKARVRNYSNQLPIIRFGSSGSSVRVLQKLLISHGYGMRVDGVFGPLTETAVKAFQNRRSLIVDGIVGNRTWRELTI encoded by the coding sequence ATGAGTGAAATTGGCCTGCTGATGACAGGCGTGTTAGCAACAGGACAACCATCATTGCCCAGTTTACCGGAGCAGCAACCACTTCATATAGAAAATGGCTTGGAAAATTCCATACAAGAGCAGTCATCGCAGGTAATTATAGCTGCTCGAGTTACGCCACCAGAATTTATGGAGACAGATGGGACTTCCTTCGCTACTTCGCCATCACTTAATGTTAATAAAAAAACTCTAGTTGATAAAAATTATCAGACTGTAATTGCAGACAGTATGAGAGTTAAAGCCAGAGTTAGAAATTATAGTAATCAATTACCAATTATTCGCTTTGGTAGCTCAGGAAGTTCGGTTAGAGTCTTACAAAAGTTGTTAATTTCTCATGGTTATGGAATGCGAGTTGATGGGGTTTTTGGGCCATTAACAGAGACGGCTGTCAAAGCATTTCAAAATCGGCGGAGTTTAATAGTAGATGGAATTGTTGGTAATAGAACATGGCGTGAGTTGACAATTTAG
- the cax gene encoding calcium/proton exchanger — protein MSGKNLIFLTLLLFIPVSLAAHFLELGDLIIFVTAGLAILPLAAWMGTATEEIAVVVGPSLGGLLNATFGNATELIIALVALKAGLVDVVKASITGSIIGNLLLVMGLSMLLGGLRHKEQTFQPIVARVNASAMNLAVIAILLPTAMDITSTGISRQTLQHFSVAVAIVLILVYALTLLFSMKTHSYLYDVGMVEAEVEETPHKKPNLWLWSGVLLVCTLLVALESEMLVDSLEVATSQLGLTALFTGVIIVPIVGNAAEHATAVTVAMKDKMDLSLSVAVGSSMQIALFVAPVLVVAGWIFGQPMDLDFNPFELVAVAVAVLIANSISSDGKSNWLEGTLLLAAYTVLGIAFYFHPVIDGIG, from the coding sequence ATGTCAGGTAAAAATCTTATTTTTCTCACCTTGTTATTGTTTATACCAGTTTCCTTAGCTGCTCACTTCTTAGAGTTGGGAGACTTGATAATTTTCGTGACAGCTGGATTAGCAATTTTGCCCTTAGCAGCTTGGATGGGTACAGCTACAGAAGAAATTGCTGTGGTAGTGGGGCCTTCATTAGGGGGGTTATTAAATGCTACCTTTGGCAATGCTACAGAACTAATCATTGCTTTAGTAGCTCTGAAGGCTGGACTAGTGGATGTGGTTAAAGCCAGCATCACAGGCTCAATTATCGGTAACTTACTGCTAGTAATGGGTCTTTCGATGCTTTTGGGTGGGCTGCGTCATAAAGAACAGACATTCCAGCCCATTGTAGCGCGGGTAAATGCTTCAGCTATGAATTTGGCGGTAATTGCAATTCTGTTACCCACAGCAATGGACATTACCTCTACAGGGATTAGCCGCCAAACTCTACAACATTTTTCTGTAGCTGTCGCAATAGTCTTAATTTTGGTCTACGCTTTGACGCTGCTATTTTCCATGAAAACCCACTCCTATTTATATGATGTGGGTATGGTAGAAGCCGAAGTAGAAGAAACCCCCCATAAAAAACCAAATCTTTGGTTATGGAGTGGAGTACTGCTAGTATGTACTCTCTTAGTAGCCTTAGAGTCCGAAATGCTAGTTGATTCTTTGGAAGTAGCCACATCGCAATTAGGATTGACAGCACTATTTACTGGGGTAATCATTGTCCCCATCGTAGGTAACGCTGCCGAACACGCCACAGCAGTCACCGTAGCGATGAAAGATAAAATGGATCTTTCTCTGTCGGTAGCGGTGGGATCGAGTATGCAGATTGCGCTATTTGTGGCTCCCGTTTTAGTCGTAGCAGGCTGGATATTCGGTCAGCCGATGGATTTAGATTTCAATCCTTTTGAGTTAGTCGCTGTAGCTGTAGCGGTACTAATCGCCAATAGCATTAGTTCTGATGGTAAATCCAATTGGTTAGAAGGAACCTTACTATTAGCAGCTTATACAGTATTAGGTATAGCTTTTTACTTCCATCCAGTCATTGATGGTATTGGCTAG
- a CDS encoding DUF3536 domain-containing protein, which translates to MTSAAELPASSGSTFSLQQDPRHTPDSDPLRTATGVYVTVHGHFYQPPRENPYLDAIERQPSATPFHDWNERIHWECYRPNAFARILNDRGEVVDIVNNYEYMSFNIGPTLMSWLERYDMEVYQRILEADAKSSQRLQGHGNAIAQVYNHIIMPLANERDKYTQIRWGKEDFRSRFGRDPEGMWLAETAVDYATLEVLVAEGIRFIVLAPSQAQRCRLLPTENDPHPEWHEVGGSQIDPTRPYRCYLKPALSIASSPLNAIYNSNGMGALEEGESLAGLPYIDIFFYDGPISRDMGFSDVIYNSHHLAGRIGSAVRGDHRPAQLISVATDGETFGHHKKGTEKTLAYAFKGEFPNHGWTVTNYAHYLSLNTPTWEVELKPITAWSCAHGVDRWQDDCGCGGEGGVWHQKWRKPLRNALNWLRDQLIEVYGKYGRQIFSDPWAARDEYIKVIRDRSAANVSRFLSRHQTHKLTAAEQIDALRLLEMQRHALLMFTSCGWFFEELSRPEGTQILRYAARALELAGDVAGVQLEKGFIKRLGLAPSNVEQFNHGAEVYRQLVLTAQISCKQVAAHYAIASLFANHQPAIARNFLSGQDTQGNLSSVSQKRVYCYTANELDYQLQRMGSLTLAVGHLRLVSDITWESEDLVFAVLHLGGWDFHCCIQPFAGRREYSQIKEKLFGSLQQASAAQTILMMTQLFGEENFSLQNLFAEERQRMMRLLSQETLTRLDQLYTQTYRDNYGVIAAFHRDELPVPRELQVAAEIALGYRCLTTLRSLEQDITEPHISFNHIVELEAIATEAKYLRCQLDIPDGKQILEQLIMRLLWQLLYDPNGSLDADIQRLERLIDVGYQLNFGISLHRSQELYFNCLYSQIIPLCIANQGQNNNRCDRLLKLGQKLAIDVSAIANQFA; encoded by the coding sequence ATGACTTCTGCTGCTGAACTGCCAGCTAGCTCTGGCTCAACATTTTCATTACAACAAGATCCCAGACATACCCCGGATAGCGATCCCCTGAGAACGGCAACTGGTGTTTATGTAACGGTGCATGGTCATTTTTACCAGCCACCAAGGGAAAACCCATATCTAGACGCAATTGAGCGCCAACCTAGTGCAACTCCTTTCCATGATTGGAATGAGCGAATTCACTGGGAATGCTATCGTCCGAATGCCTTCGCCAGAATATTAAATGACCGTGGCGAAGTCGTAGATATCGTAAATAATTACGAGTATATGAGCTTTAATATCGGCCCCACGTTGATGTCGTGGCTAGAACGCTACGATATGGAGGTTTATCAACGGATTTTGGAGGCCGATGCGAAGAGTTCCCAACGTTTGCAAGGTCACGGCAATGCGATCGCGCAAGTATACAATCACATCATCATGCCCCTGGCGAATGAACGCGACAAATACACCCAAATTCGCTGGGGTAAAGAGGACTTCCGTTCTCGCTTTGGGCGTGATCCCGAAGGGATGTGGTTAGCGGAAACCGCCGTAGACTATGCAACTTTAGAAGTTTTGGTGGCTGAAGGAATTCGCTTTATTGTCCTCGCACCATCGCAAGCACAACGTTGTCGTCTGCTACCAACAGAAAATGATCCCCATCCAGAATGGCACGAAGTTGGCGGTAGTCAGATTGATCCCACTCGCCCCTATCGTTGTTATTTAAAACCTGCACTCAGCATTGCATCTTCACCTTTGAATGCCATTTACAACAGTAATGGTATGGGTGCATTAGAAGAGGGAGAATCTTTAGCTGGTTTACCCTATATAGATATCTTCTTCTATGACGGGCCGATATCGCGGGATATGGGTTTTAGCGATGTTATTTACAATTCTCATCATCTAGCAGGACGTATCGGTTCGGCTGTCCGTGGGGATCATCGTCCCGCGCAATTGATATCTGTAGCTACAGATGGAGAGACTTTTGGACATCACAAGAAAGGTACGGAAAAAACTTTAGCCTACGCCTTTAAGGGAGAATTCCCTAACCACGGTTGGACAGTCACCAACTATGCCCACTATCTCAGCTTGAACACACCAACTTGGGAAGTGGAATTAAAACCCATTACCGCTTGGAGTTGCGCCCACGGTGTAGATAGATGGCAAGATGACTGTGGTTGCGGTGGGGAAGGTGGGGTTTGGCATCAAAAATGGCGTAAACCTTTGCGAAATGCCCTAAATTGGTTGCGGGATCAGCTAATTGAGGTTTACGGGAAATATGGCAGACAAATATTCAGCGATCCCTGGGCAGCACGTGATGAATATATTAAAGTAATCCGCGATCGCTCTGCTGCAAATGTCAGCCGTTTTCTCAGCCGCCATCAAACTCACAAACTTACCGCGGCCGAACAAATAGATGCTTTGCGTTTACTGGAAATGCAGCGTCATGCTTTATTGATGTTTACTAGTTGCGGTTGGTTTTTTGAAGAACTTTCTCGTCCAGAAGGAACGCAGATTCTCCGTTATGCTGCCCGTGCTTTAGAATTAGCCGGAGATGTGGCGGGTGTACAGTTGGAAAAAGGCTTTATCAAACGCCTGGGTTTAGCACCTAGTAATGTTGAGCAATTTAATCACGGTGCAGAAGTTTATCGCCAACTGGTACTAACTGCCCAAATTAGTTGTAAACAAGTCGCCGCCCATTATGCGATCGCTTCTTTGTTTGCTAATCATCAACCTGCAATAGCACGGAATTTCCTTTCTGGGCAAGATACTCAGGGCAATCTTTCCTCGGTTTCCCAAAAACGAGTTTACTGCTACACCGCCAATGAATTAGATTACCAACTGCAACGTATGGGATCATTAACCCTGGCAGTTGGACATTTAAGGCTAGTATCAGATATTACCTGGGAAAGTGAAGATTTAGTCTTTGCAGTTCTACACTTAGGCGGTTGGGATTTCCACTGCTGCATTCAACCATTTGCGGGTAGAAGAGAATACAGCCAAATCAAAGAAAAGCTATTTGGTTCCCTACAACAAGCTAGTGCAGCCCAAACTATCTTGATGATGACGCAGCTATTTGGGGAAGAAAATTTTAGCTTGCAAAATCTATTTGCAGAAGAACGTCAACGCATGATGCGGTTGTTAAGTCAAGAAACACTGACAAGATTAGACCAACTTTATACGCAAACCTATAGAGATAATTACGGGGTAATAGCAGCGTTTCATCGAGATGAACTACCTGTACCGCGAGAGTTGCAAGTAGCAGCCGAAATTGCTTTAGGATATCGCTGTTTAACAACATTGCGATCGCTAGAGCAAGATATCACTGAACCTCACATCAGTTTCAACCACATCGTAGAATTAGAGGCGATCGCCACCGAAGCTAAGTATCTACGTTGTCAGCTGGATATTCCCGACGGTAAGCAGATATTAGAACAGTTAATTATGCGATTGCTGTGGCAATTGTTATACGATCCCAATGGCAGCTTAGATGCAGATATCCAACGCTTGGAAAGGTTGATTGATGTAGGTTATCAGCTCAACTTTGGTATCTCACTGCATCGATCCCAAGAACTCTACTTTAATTGCTTGTACAGCCAAATCATACCCCTATGTATCGCTAACCAAGGACAAAATAATAATCGCTGCGATCGCTTGCTGAAGCTAGGACAAAAACTAGCAATTGACGTGAGTGCGATCGCTAATCAGTTCGCGTAG
- a CDS encoding sensor histidine kinase has protein sequence MHSMNIANELNLELNSTLKELRLWSVDVEVTRTVNDLTTLFKEEPLLPGIIITRNEKYIGMISRQRFFEHMSRPYSLSLFAARPAEHLVNFLQPEVCIISEDTLIVEANQIALQRTPQLVYEPILVESKSGNYQLLDVHQLLLAHSQIHVLTLTQLQQVEAESKTAKAGFSNLKQNYTRLLQNEKMAALGQLVAGIAHEINNPVSFIAGNLVYAINYSQDLLDLIHLYQKSYPEPVAEIQTAIADIELDFLSADFLQLLNSMKVGTDRIQEIVLALRNFSRLDESERKKVNIHAGIDSTLLVLQSRLKNHQTEQIITIIKEYGDLPLIECYPGLINQVFMNIIANAIDAIFEGFNFSELSCKLPESSPKYPLIRIHTELINDQQVVIRIADNGSGIPKNIQQQLFDPFFTTKPVGKGTGLGLSISYQIVVEKHGGQLHYRSTVGEGTEFMITIPIELNG, from the coding sequence ATGCATAGCATGAACATTGCTAATGAGTTGAACTTAGAATTAAATTCAACTTTGAAAGAATTACGACTGTGGTCAGTTGACGTTGAGGTAACGCGTACAGTAAACGATTTAACTACTCTATTTAAAGAAGAACCTTTATTACCAGGAATTATCATCACCAGAAATGAAAAATATATAGGGATGATTTCGCGGCAAAGATTTTTTGAGCATATGAGCCGCCCCTATAGTTTATCCCTATTTGCTGCCCGTCCCGCCGAACATTTGGTTAATTTTCTCCAGCCAGAAGTATGCATAATTTCTGAAGATACCCTCATTGTAGAAGCAAATCAGATAGCATTACAAAGAACGCCCCAGCTAGTTTATGAACCAATTCTAGTAGAAAGTAAATCTGGAAATTATCAGCTATTAGATGTTCATCAGTTACTTTTAGCCCATTCCCAAATTCATGTTTTAACGCTTACCCAACTCCAGCAAGTAGAAGCAGAATCTAAAACGGCTAAGGCAGGATTTAGCAATCTTAAACAGAACTATACAAGATTGCTACAAAATGAAAAAATGGCAGCATTAGGACAACTGGTGGCGGGAATTGCCCATGAAATTAATAATCCAGTCAGCTTTATTGCGGGTAATCTTGTTTATGCCATTAACTACAGTCAAGATTTACTAGATTTAATTCACCTATACCAAAAATCTTATCCCGAACCAGTCGCAGAAATTCAAACTGCGATCGCTGATATTGAATTAGATTTTTTAAGTGCTGATTTCCTGCAACTACTTAATTCTATGAAAGTTGGTACAGACCGTATTCAAGAAATAGTATTAGCTTTACGCAACTTCTCTCGACTCGATGAATCTGAAAGGAAAAAAGTAAATATTCATGCAGGTATTGATAGTACTCTGTTAGTCTTGCAAAGCCGCCTCAAAAATCACCAAACAGAGCAAATAATCACTATTATTAAAGAATATGGTGATTTACCATTGATAGAATGCTATCCTGGGCTAATTAATCAAGTATTCATGAATATTATCGCTAATGCTATTGATGCTATATTTGAAGGTTTTAATTTTTCAGAATTGAGTTGTAAACTACCTGAATCTTCACCAAAATATCCTTTAATTCGTATTCATACAGAATTGATTAATGATCAACAAGTAGTTATTCGTATTGCTGATAATGGTTCAGGAATTCCTAAAAATATCCAACAACAATTATTTGACCCCTTTTTTACTACTAAACCTGTTGGTAAAGGTACCGGATTGGGTCTATCTATCAGTTATCAAATTGTTGTCGAAAAACACGGTGGTCAACTGCACTATAGGTCTACAGTTGGTGAAGGTACAGAGTTTATGATTACCATTCCTATAGAACTTAATGGGTAA
- the mutS gene encoding DNA mismatch repair protein MutS translates to MTAFDSEFQPTESNHPTAPHSDTRLVDRSKLSKMYQHYVEMKDKYPHALLLYRVGDFFETFFQDAVTVSRELELVLTSKHGGEVGRVAMTGVPHHAWERYTTQLVEKGYAVVICDQVEDASEAVGLVRREVTRILTPGTLLEEGMLKASRNNYLAAVVIAGNHWGLAYADISTGEFVTTQGSDLEHLTQELMRLQPSEVLFPTNAPDLGSILRPGETSPHLPQCLPPAFCYSLRSQVPFSAGEARSRLLQKFKVRSLEGLGCEHLPLAVRAAGGLLEYLEDTQKENSVPLQLLRTYTVTDYLIVDHQTRRNLEITQTVRDGTFHGSLLWALDRTNTAMGGRALRRWLLQPLIDIKGIQARQDTIQELVENTALRQDLRQLLRQIYDLERLTGRAGSGTANAKDLVALADSLSRLPELSELVSEAYSPFLRALQKVPAKLEELAQKLHAHIVESPPIHIKEGGLIRSGVNNLLDESKATVEADQQWIANLEVDERARTGIPTLKVGFNKTFGYYISISRTKSDQVPSNYIRKQTLTNEERYITPELKEREARILSARDDLNQLEYEIFVALREEVGEQAEVIRNLSRAVAAVDVLCGLAELAVNQGYCRPQMVPGREIQIVDGRHPVVEQSIPSGFFVPNSTQLGHQSATDDKGQMTNDNPDLIILTGPNASGKSCYLRQVGLIQLMAQTGSFVPARFAKLGVCDRIFTRVGAVDDLATGQSTFMVEMNETANILNHATLRSLVLLDEIGRGTATFDGLSIAWAVAEYLATDIKARTIFATHYHELNELAGMLANVANYQVTVKELPDQIIFLHQVQPGGADKSYGIEAGRLAGLPAVVIQRAKQVMGQIEKHSKIAMGLQNLD, encoded by the coding sequence ATGACAGCTTTTGATTCTGAATTTCAGCCAACGGAATCCAATCATCCAACTGCGCCTCACTCGGACACGCGACTGGTAGACCGCAGCAAGTTGAGCAAGATGTATCAGCATTATGTAGAAATGAAGGATAAGTATCCTCATGCGCTGCTGCTGTATCGGGTAGGGGATTTCTTTGAAACTTTTTTCCAAGATGCTGTTACTGTATCTCGCGAACTAGAACTAGTTTTAACTAGCAAACACGGTGGTGAAGTTGGACGGGTGGCGATGACTGGTGTACCCCACCATGCTTGGGAACGCTACACTACCCAGCTGGTAGAGAAAGGCTACGCTGTGGTGATTTGTGATCAAGTAGAAGATGCTTCGGAAGCTGTGGGTTTGGTACGGCGTGAGGTGACACGCATCCTTACCCCTGGGACGTTGCTGGAAGAAGGAATGTTAAAAGCAAGTCGCAATAATTACCTCGCTGCTGTGGTAATTGCGGGTAATCATTGGGGTTTAGCCTATGCAGATATATCAACTGGGGAATTTGTCACAACACAAGGAAGTGATTTAGAACACCTCACTCAAGAATTGATGCGTTTACAGCCTTCCGAGGTGCTTTTTCCTACCAATGCTCCAGATTTAGGTAGCATATTGCGTCCGGGAGAAACTTCGCCCCATCTGCCGCAATGTTTGCCGCCAGCATTTTGTTATAGTTTGCGATCGCAAGTACCATTTTCTGCGGGAGAAGCTAGAAGTAGATTATTGCAGAAATTCAAAGTGCGATCGCTCGAAGGTCTCGGTTGCGAACACTTGCCCTTAGCTGTGCGGGCGGCTGGCGGTCTTTTAGAATATTTGGAAGATACGCAAAAAGAAAACTCGGTTCCGCTGCAGTTATTACGCACCTATACGGTTACTGATTATCTCATTGTTGACCATCAAACCAGGCGTAACTTAGAAATTACCCAAACGGTTCGTGATGGGACTTTTCACGGTTCTCTGTTGTGGGCGCTAGATAGAACTAACACCGCAATGGGCGGGCGGGCTTTGCGGCGGTGGTTACTGCAACCACTCATCGATATTAAAGGCATTCAAGCCAGGCAAGATACCATTCAAGAATTAGTCGAAAATACAGCATTACGTCAAGATTTGCGGCAGTTACTCCGGCAAATTTATGACTTGGAACGGTTAACGGGTAGGGCTGGTTCGGGGACTGCAAATGCTAAAGATTTAGTCGCTTTGGCAGATTCCCTCTCTCGCTTACCAGAATTATCAGAGTTAGTCAGTGAAGCTTATTCACCCTTTTTAAGGGCTTTGCAGAAAGTACCCGCAAAATTAGAAGAGTTGGCACAAAAATTACATGCTCATATTGTCGAGTCACCACCCATACATATTAAAGAAGGTGGTTTGATTCGCTCTGGTGTAAATAATTTATTGGATGAGAGCAAAGCCACTGTAGAAGCAGATCAGCAGTGGATTGCTAATTTAGAAGTTGATGAAAGGGCTAGAACAGGCATCCCAACTTTAAAGGTAGGATTTAATAAAACCTTTGGTTACTACATCAGTATTTCTCGTACAAAATCTGACCAAGTTCCCAGTAATTACATCCGCAAACAAACGCTAACCAATGAGGAACGTTACATCACACCCGAATTAAAAGAACGGGAAGCCCGAATTCTTTCCGCCCGTGATGATTTAAATCAGTTGGAATATGAGATTTTTGTCGCCTTGCGGGAAGAAGTGGGAGAACAAGCGGAGGTAATTCGCAATCTGTCGCGCGCTGTGGCGGCGGTAGATGTATTGTGTGGTTTAGCAGAGTTGGCGGTAAATCAAGGCTATTGTCGCCCGCAAATGGTTCCTGGGCGAGAAATTCAAATTGTCGATGGGCGACATCCGGTAGTGGAACAGTCGATACCTTCGGGTTTCTTTGTCCCCAACTCCACACAATTAGGTCATCAGTCAGCTACAGATGACAAAGGACAAATGACAAATGACAACCCAGATTTAATTATTCTGACTGGGCCGAATGCTAGCGGTAAGAGTTGTTATTTGCGTCAGGTAGGGTTAATTCAGTTAATGGCGCAAACAGGGAGTTTTGTCCCAGCGAGATTTGCCAAGTTGGGAGTTTGCGATCGCATTTTTACCCGTGTGGGTGCAGTGGATGATTTAGCTACAGGTCAATCTACCTTTATGGTAGAGATGAACGAAACCGCCAATATTCTCAATCATGCCACATTGCGATCGCTCGTCCTTTTAGATGAAATTGGTCGGGGAACTGCAACTTTTGATGGGTTATCTATAGCTTGGGCGGTAGCTGAGTATTTAGCAACAGATATCAAAGCCAGAACAATTTTTGCTACCCATTACCACGAGTTAAACGAACTTGCGGGAATGTTAGCAAATGTGGCTAATTATCAAGTAACAGTCAAAGAATTACCCGACCAAATTATCTTTTTACACCAAGTCCAACCAGGAGGTGCTGATAAATCTTACGGTATTGAAGCGGGAAGACTGGCGGGTTTACCAGCTGTGGTGATTCAACGAGCCAAACAAGTCATGGGGCAAATCGAAAAGCACAGTAAAATTGCGATGGGTTTACAAAATCTTGATTAG
- the cas12k gene encoding type V CRISPR-associated protein Cas12k (Type V-K CRISPR systems have also been known as with the large Cas12k protein, has also been known as type V-U5, and Cas12k as C2c5.), protein MSQITIQCRLVASESTRQQLWKLMAEKNTPLINELLTQVAQHPEFETWRQKGKHPTDIVKELCEPLRTDPRFIGQPGRFYASVIATVNYIYKSWFALMKRSQSQLEGKIRWWEILKSDPELVEASGVNLDSLRNKAAEILAELTPQSDTPEAQPAKGNKRKKTKKSKVAEGDRSISQILFEAYHDAEEILTLCAISYLLKNGCKIREKEEDAEKFTKRRRKLEIQIERLRKQLEARIPKGRDLTDVKWLETLLLATHNVPECEEEAKSWQDSLLKKSSKLPFPVIYRSSEDMTWFKDERGRICVKLNGLRKYLGKHSFQVYCDSRHLHWFQRFLEDQKIKRNSKHQHSSGLFTLRSGRIAWQEGEGKGDPWNVSRLTLYCSVYTRLWTAEGTNLVRVEKAEEIAKTITQTKAKGELNAQQLAHIEGKNSSSARINNSFPRPSKPLYKGQSHILVGVSLGLEKPATVAVIDGCTSKVLTYRSIKQLLGDNYKLLNQQRQQKHSLSHKRQIAQMLAAPNQMGESELGQYVDRLLAKEIVAIAQTYKAGSIVLPKLGDMREQVQSEIQAKAEQKSDVIEVQQKYAKQYRVSVHQWSYGRLITNICLSAAKAGIVIEESKQPIRGSPQEKAKELAIAAYHDRQKI, encoded by the coding sequence ATGAGCCAAATTACTATTCAGTGTCGTTTAGTAGCAAGTGAATCTACCCGCCAACAACTATGGAAGTTGATGGCAGAGAAAAACACGCCACTGATTAATGAACTATTGACTCAGGTAGCTCAACATCCTGAGTTTGAAACTTGGCGACAAAAGGGCAAACACCCGACTGATATTGTCAAAGAACTATGCGAACCTTTGAGAACTGACCCTCGTTTCATCGGTCAGCCAGGGCGATTTTACGCAAGTGTGATCGCCACAGTTAATTACATCTATAAATCTTGGTTTGCATTGATGAAGCGATCGCAGTCCCAACTAGAAGGCAAAATTCGCTGGTGGGAAATCCTCAAAAGCGATCCTGAATTAGTAGAAGCCAGTGGTGTGAACCTAGACAGCCTTCGTAACAAAGCTGCTGAAATCTTGGCTGAACTTACCCCCCAGTCTGATACACCTGAAGCACAACCAGCAAAAGGAAACAAACGTAAAAAGACTAAAAAATCAAAAGTTGCAGAAGGCGATCGTAGTATTTCTCAAATTTTGTTTGAAGCTTACCACGACGCAGAAGAAATATTGACACTTTGTGCAATTAGCTATTTGCTGAAAAATGGTTGCAAAATCAGAGAGAAAGAGGAAGACGCTGAAAAATTTACTAAACGCCGCCGAAAACTTGAGATTCAAATTGAACGTTTAAGAAAACAACTAGAGGCACGAATTCCCAAAGGTCGAGATTTAACAGATGTTAAATGGTTAGAAACTCTTTTGCTTGCCACTCATAATGTTCCTGAATGTGAAGAAGAGGCGAAATCTTGGCAAGACAGCCTTTTAAAAAAATCTAGTAAACTACCTTTCCCTGTCATTTATAGAAGCAGCGAAGACATGACTTGGTTTAAGGACGAGCGTGGACGTATCTGTGTAAAATTAAATGGTTTGCGTAAGTATTTGGGTAAGCATAGCTTTCAAGTCTATTGTGATTCTCGCCATCTCCACTGGTTTCAACGCTTTTTAGAAGACCAAAAAATTAAACGAAACAGTAAACACCAGCACTCTAGCGGTCTATTCACTCTCCGCAGTGGGCGGATCGCTTGGCAAGAAGGGGAAGGTAAAGGCGATCCTTGGAACGTTAGCCGCTTAACCCTCTACTGTTCTGTATATACTCGCCTGTGGACGGCTGAAGGAACAAACCTTGTAAGAGTTGAGAAAGCAGAAGAAATTGCTAAAACTATCACCCAGACAAAAGCCAAGGGTGAACTCAACGCTCAACAACTTGCTCATATAGAAGGGAAAAACTCATCTTCAGCTAGAATTAATAACTCCTTTCCCCGTCCGAGCAAGCCGCTATATAAAGGACAATCTCATATTCTTGTCGGAGTAAGCCTTGGTTTAGAGAAGCCTGCAACAGTAGCAGTGATTGATGGCTGCACAAGTAAAGTCCTTACCTACCGCAGTATTAAACAACTACTAGGCGATAATTACAAACTACTAAACCAACAGCGGCAACAAAAGCATTCTTTATCTCACAAACGGCAAATAGCTCAAATGCTGGCTGCACCCAATCAAATGGGAGAATCAGAGTTAGGGCAGTATGTAGACAGATTACTAGCTAAAGAAATTGTGGCGATTGCACAAACATATAAAGCTGGCAGTATTGTCCTTCCTAAATTGGGCGATATGCGAGAACAAGTTCAAAGTGAGATTCAAGCCAAAGCTGAACAAAAATCAGACGTTATAGAAGTCCAACAAAAGTATGCCAAACAGTATCGAGTTAGCGTCCATCAGTGGAGCTACGGTAGATTGATTACAAATATTTGTTTGTCAGCTGCTAAAGCTGGAATTGTGATAGAGGAGTCCAAACAGCCGATTAGAGGCAGTCCGCAAGAGAAGGCGAAAGAATTAGCGATCGCTGCTTACCATGACCGCCAAAAAATCTGA
- a CDS encoding MerR family transcriptional regulator — protein sequence MQETFFTSKQAAEITGCTLRQLQYWREKGVVVPVIGETGTGRSIYYSKPNLMELAAMLYFLSMGLNFDVASTTLKRLKDKEPELFESGKGTRWMLRRDNHKRSLELVEFELEQAIAQIKAGQPVIPVWLDTIHEHIASKLKD from the coding sequence ATGCAAGAAACTTTTTTTACGAGTAAACAAGCGGCTGAAATTACAGGCTGCACCCTGCGTCAACTTCAGTACTGGCGAGAAAAGGGTGTGGTTGTTCCTGTTATTGGTGAGACTGGAACAGGGCGTAGTATTTATTACTCAAAGCCGAATTTAATGGAACTGGCAGCAATGTTATATTTTTTGTCTATGGGTCTAAATTTTGATGTTGCTAGTACTACGCTGAAAAGATTGAAAGACAAGGAACCAGAATTATTTGAATCTGGTAAAGGTACGCGGTGGATGCTCCGACGAGATAATCACAAGCGATCGCTCGAACTTGTAGAGTTTGAATTAGAGCAAGCGATCGCCCAAATTAAAGCAGGCCAACCTGTAATTCCAGTATGGTTGGATACCATACACGAGCATATAGCCAGCAAGTTGAAAGATTAG